One window of Dermacentor andersoni chromosome 7, qqDerAnde1_hic_scaffold, whole genome shotgun sequence genomic DNA carries:
- the LOC126534802 gene encoding uncharacterized protein: MLAPWQRLDAIKTFLYPALNFAMRVGLASKGEWQRLDEELRPLIKKTLYVPARASNEYLYGGSQAGSAGIPLAAELSDICRVDGAFKLLTSTDVEVRERAAGDLEGVVSRRLRRPANTEDMEAYLSGETEGDFRQTSTQVQSVWTEARKASRRLSVAWELLEHGARVNCGEASVSARNRHKLVKTIRALLSTERDRALHDKPNQGKAMVCVAADPANSHFMRSGRYTRFTDWRFVHRARLNLLPLNATRLWAPAADKRCRRCGYGEETLPHVLCHCMRQSRAMTERHNTIVARIKKAALGRFTVIAENQVVGTTSLKPDLVLARGEEALILDVCCPFENRLQAFQDARKAKEEKYAPVQRHLLRRFQRVTVDAVVVGCLGTWDQGNDRVMRRLCSRQYLRTLKRLCISDTISASTKIFRAHIGTF; encoded by the coding sequence ATGCTCGCCCCATGGCAAAGGCTGGATGCCATAAAAACATTCTTGTATCCAGCCTTGAACTTTGCCATGCGGGTGGGCCTTGCCAGCAAAGGAGAGTGGCAACGCTTAGACGAGGAGCTCCGCCCGCTCATCAAGAAGACCCTGTACGTGCCAGCCAGAGCCTCCAATGAATACTTGTACGGAGGCTCTCAGGCTGGCAGTGCAGGGATCCCACTTGCAGCGGAGCTCAGCGACATCTGCCGGGTGGACGGGGCCTTCAAGCTACTGACGTCGACCGACGTGGAGGTCCGGGAGCGTGCAGCAGGGGACCTAGAGGGCGTCGTGTCAAGGCGGCTCAGACGACCCGCAAACACCGAGGACATGGAGGCCTACCTCTCAGGCGAGACGGAGGGCGACTTCCGACAAACGTCCACACAGGTCCAGTCTGTGTGGACGGAGGCCCGGAAAGCCTCCCGTCGCCTCTCCGTCGCCTGGGAGCTCTTGGAGCATGGGGCCCGCGTCAACTGCGGAGAGGCCTCTGTGTCAGCGAGGAACCGCCACAAGCTGGTCAAGACCATCCGGGCGCTCCTCTCCACCGAAAGGGACAGAGCTCTGCATGACAAACCGAACCAGGGCAAGGCGATGGTGTGTGTAGCGGCCGACCCGGCAAATTCCCACTTCATGAGGTCCGGCCGCTACACCCGCTTCACCGACTGGCGTTTCGTGCATCGAGCCCGGCTAAACCTCCTCCCCCTCAATGCCACAAGACTCTGGGCACCCGCAGCCGACAAAAGATGCAGGCGCTGCGGGTATGGGGAGGAGACACTGCCGCATGTACTATGCCATTGCATGCGGCAGAGCCGGGCCATGACGGAGCGTCATAACACCATCGTCGCCAGAATAAAAAAGGCTGCCTTGGGGAGGTTTACTGTCATCGCAGAGAACCAGGTCGTGGGCACCACATCACTCAAGCCCGACCTGGTACTGGCCCGTGGAGAGGAGGCACTGATCCTGGACGTCTGCTGCCCTTTCGAGAACAGGCTGCAGGCGTTCCAGGACGCCCGGAAGGCTAAGGAGGAGAAGTACGCCCCTGTACAGCGTCATCTCCTCCGGCGGTTCCAACGCGTGACGGTGGACGCGGTCGTCGTCGGCTGCCTTGGCACCTGGGATCAGGGGAACGATCGTGTGATGCGCAGGCTGTGCAGTAGGCAATACCTACGGACACTCAAACGCCTGTGCATCAGCGACACGATCAGCGCCTCTACAAAGATTTTTAGAGCCCACATAGGCACCTTTTAA